The genomic window GTGCATGAGCTGACCTCTGTCCTCTTTGATGGACGTGATGACGTATGCGCCCATTATCTGCCCGGTACCCAGTATCAGGTTGTACGGCTTGCCGCGCTCTGCCATGAGGCGGAGCATGGACAGGGAGGTATCGCCGCCTGTGATTTCTGGGCGCAGTTCGGCGGATAGGGTGATGGTTTCTGTATCCGGTCCGATGTATTGCACGGGGTTGATACCGCCGCCGACGGTTGATTGTTCGGGGTGCCGCCAGCCGTTTTGACGGCTGATGGTTTGGAACGGGATGGTGCGTAACATAAATGGGAAAAATCCGAGTGTTGCCAGCATTTTTTTTATCCTTAGTCGTCTTTGAACGCGCTGCGGGCGCGGCGCGCTGCATTAGCGGTTATTTGTTCGATTTGGCGACGGACTTCGCGGGCAATTTCCGCCGCACTGCTGCTGCCGCCGTTGATGGTGATGTTGATGTTCATGCCGCCACCGCCGCCGCGGTTGAAGTCGGCGGCAACGGGAACGGCTCCGGCAAGGGCGGGGCGTGTCTCGGGCGCGGAGGACGGCAGGATACTGCCCAACGCAGTCAATCCTGCTTTGCGGATTTTGTCGAGTACCCGCCATCCGCCAAAACGTGCGACGTCTCGTTGATTAAAGACGACCTCGCCTTTGTGGACGATACCGGCGGGGGTATTGACGCCGCCCGCGCCGGTATAACCGCCCGTCGAATAGCCTTTGTTTGGGATGGATGTACCCAAGCCGTAGCCTGATGCGCTGCCGCCCTGAGCGGTCGGGGCTTTTGTGGAAAAGGCTTTTTTTACCCATTCATACGCACCCATCGCGGCGGATTTGAGGGCATTCAAAGGGGCAAGGGCTACCTGCGCCGCCTGTGCAATCGGATTTTCTCCGCCGAATACCTTTTTGAGCCATTCCCAGCCGGTGATGAAGGCCGCTGTTAATGTATTCCACTTGGTGTAAACGAGATAGATGATGCCGACTATGGCAGTCAGCGCAAGGCCTATGGGATTTAATGTCATGAAACGTAGGGCAATGCCTAATACTTTAAGAATACTCATGCCGAATCCGCCAAAGGCAATGCGGGCGGCGGCAAAGGGGACGGCAACTGCGGCAATAACTGCGGCCAGCCCTGCTAAGGCAGTCATTGCTGCGGTTGCATAAAATGCGATTTTTCCAAGTTTGGCGGCGGCCTCTGGATTTTTTACCGACCATTCGTTGAACTTATCCAATAAGCCTGAAATGACATTCATGCCGTACTCTAAGCCTGAAAACATACTGCGCCCAAAGCCTGATTCGGTATTGAAGAGCTTATTTTTGAACATCTGCCATTTGGACGACATGGTGTTAACACGAATTTCGAACTCTTTGTCGAGGCTGCCTAAAGCGTCCGGGGAGGTGGCAAGGCGGATTTGCTCGCGCCAAAGCTCTGTATTAGCGACAAGTTGGGCAAATACGCGGTTATATTCGCCGCCTGCCAAGCCTTTGAGGATGCCTGCTTGTTGCTCTTTCGGCATTTTTTGGACGGCGGCAATGATTTTTTCAAGCGTACCTTGCGCGTCTTCGACCATGCCTTTTTGGACGGATTTTGCGTCCATACCTATGCTTTTCAGGGCTTCCCGTACGGGTTTCATATCAGGCGCGGTACCCAGCCTTGTCATGAGGCTGCCGACGGCCTTTGCTGCCGTACTCGACTCAACGCCCGTACTAATAAGGGCGGAACCCAAGGCAGCAACGTGTTTTTCGCCCATCTTCGCCAAACCCATACTGCCTGATACTTCGTTCATGTAGCTGATGAGCTGGTCGCCTGAAACCAGTGCGTTGTCATCGAGATAGTTCATGACGTTGACTAGTTCAGAAGCGGCTTCTTTGGATAATTTGAAGTTTTGGCGAATGCGCCCCAGCTCTTCGGCAAGAGCCTCCGGATCTGCTGCTTCAAAGGCATTTGCAGCTTTGACGGCTTCGGTCACATAGGCAGCAAGCTCTTGG from Neisseria sp. DTU_2020_1000833_1_SI_GRL_NUU_006 includes these protein-coding regions:
- a CDS encoding phage tail protein, whose translation is MLATLGFFPFMLRTIPFQTISRQNGWRHPEQSTVGGGINPVQYIGPDTETITLSAELRPEITGGDTSLSMLRLMAERGKPYNLILGTGQIMGAYVITSIKEDRGQLMHDSKARAISFSLELKKVSDSPLGLKGKALQLGVSIARRIAGI
- a CDS encoding phage tail tape measure protein; the encoded protein is MTDKTINIILKAADKASKTFDRIKKSSSGLSGELAKNKKEMRDLERAQTALVKIGKAEQYFNRLNEQIIRNSAATSRLTAEIDKTGVATKKQAAELKKLTREGERLNNEYEKQSAQLKRYKDHMEKVGVSGQNLEKEQAEIAARMQKTTAQIEKQSTALEKLEKRQQSRIKAAAIAGIASGVSSWTSSKAATMRQGAGHAINTAMSEEDAMQGLIRQVGSLKNADGSLNHAEIARMRTEVQKLSDGLPMATVEIMKMMTAGAKMNIPRQELAAYVTEAVKAANAFEAADPEALAEELGRIRQNFKLSKEAASELVNVMNYLDDNALVSGDQLISYMNEVSGSMGLAKMGEKHVAALGSALISTGVESSTAAKAVGSLMTRLGTAPDMKPVREALKSIGMDAKSVQKGMVEDAQGTLEKIIAAVQKMPKEQQAGILKGLAGGEYNRVFAQLVANTELWREQIRLATSPDALGSLDKEFEIRVNTMSSKWQMFKNKLFNTESGFGRSMFSGLEYGMNVISGLLDKFNEWSVKNPEAAAKLGKIAFYATAAMTALAGLAAVIAAVAVPFAAARIAFGGFGMSILKVLGIALRFMTLNPIGLALTAIVGIIYLVYTKWNTLTAAFITGWEWLKKVFGGENPIAQAAQVALAPLNALKSAAMGAYEWVKKAFSTKAPTAQGGSASGYGLGTSIPNKGYSTGGYTGAGGVNTPAGIVHKGEVVFNQRDVARFGGWRVLDKIRKAGLTALGSILPSSAPETRPALAGAVPVAADFNRGGGGGMNINITINGGSSSAAEIAREVRRQIEQITANAARRARSAFKDD